In Erigeron canadensis isolate Cc75 chromosome 1, C_canadensis_v1, whole genome shotgun sequence, a single window of DNA contains:
- the LOC122585248 gene encoding cysteine-rich receptor-like protein kinase 2 has translation MIINHKTKMGKPIHTFVIFIALIIIQLLASRSAGDARIQIIKMVCVDGKNDRIKYLENGVRVLGRLSNQMQTSHNATVSEGTSPDQVYGLSQCYGDLSVQDCQFCTAQIRTVLPSCYPKPGGRLYCDGCFMRVQNYNFFKEYTGPSDTIICGNTTRKSTMFQNSTRRAVMNAVTKALRHRSYFSMEEVITAGSNDSVYVLAECWKTLSPSSCRACLMNASASITKCLPWSEGRALNTGCFMRYSDTNFLNPIQSSTSSSNKGKRILIVVSVVSCVVVFTVALMSFLNIRKQKYVQQRRNGSYEAKNAKKLVKILTNSNLNFKYSIIEKATGNWDDSNKLGQGGFGTVYKGVLSDGREIAVKRLFLNNKFRAADFYNEVNIINSVQHKNLVKLLGCSCSGPESILIYEYLPNMSLDRYIFDETKGRELRWEKRFEIIIGIAEGLVYLHENTKRRIIHRDIKASNILLDFKLRPKIADFGLARSFQGDKSHMSTAIVGTLGYIAPEYLACGQLTEKADVYAFGVLLLELVSGMESNRSKIVEYAEYLVSITWRHFMHGTLKEMFDPNLMMNVYPNIIFQKDVIRVIHVGLLCIQEDPSLRPSMSAALRMLAKDDEPLPVPSNPPFLDKEMMELNITQTLRGSSVATVSLSYVDPR, from the exons ATGATCATCAACCATAAAACAAAGATGGGTAAACCTATACATACATTTGTTATTTTCATTGCGTTGATCATAATTCAATTACTAGCATCTAGATCAGCGGGGGATGCCAGAATCCAAATCATCAAGATGGTTTGTGTTGACGGGAAAAACGATCGAATAAAATACCTCGAAAACGGTGTCAGGGTATTAGGAAGACTTAGCAACCAAATGCAAACTTCACATAATGCAACAGTATCAGAGGGAACCAGCCCGGACCAAGTTTATGGTCTTTCCCAATGCTATGGTGACCTCTCTGTACAAGATTGCCAATTTTGCACTGCCCAAATTCGTACTGTGCTTCCTAGTTGCTATCCAAAACCTGGGGGTCGACTTTACTGTGATGGCTGCTTTATGCGAGTTCAAAACTATAACTTTTTTAAGGAGTATACGGGGCCTAGTGACACAATTATTTGTGGGAATACAACACGGAAAAGTACCATGTTTCAAAATTCAACAAGACGGGCAGTCATGAATGCTGTAACGAAGGCATTAAGACATCGTAGCTACTTCTCTATGGAAGAGGTGATAACGGCTGGTTCTAATGATTCAGTTTATGTGCTGGCAGAATGTTGGAAAACTTTAAGCCCGAGCTCTTGTAGGGCGTGTTTGATGAATGCATCTGCATCAATAACAAAATGTTTGCCGTGGTCCGAGGGGAGAGCATTGAACACTGGATGCTTTATGAGGTATTCTGATACCAATTTTCTCAATCCTATACAAAGCTCAACAAGCTCTAGCAATAAAG GGAAGAGAATACTTATTGTAGTTTCCGTTGTTAGTTGTGTGGTGGTTTTCACAGTTGCTTTAATGAGCTTCTTAAATATAAGAAAACAGAAATATGTACAGCAGAGGAGAAATG GTTCTTATGAAGCAAAAAATGCGAAAAAACTGGTAAAAATTCTTACAAACAGTAACTTGAACTTCAAATACTCTATAATTGAGAAAGCCACCGGAAATTGGGATGACTCCAATAAGCTCGGACAAGGTGGATTTGGTACTGTCTACAAG GGTGTTCTCTCAGATGGACGAGAAATAGCTGTCAAGCGGCTCTTCTTAAACAACAAATTTAGAGCAGCAGATTTCTACAACGAAGTTAACATCATTAACAGTGTTCAACACAAAAATCTGGTTAAGCTATTGGGATGCAGCTGTTCAGGACCTGAAAGCATTCTCATATATGAGTATTTACCCAACATGAGCCTCGACCGCTACATTTTTG ATGAAACAAAAGGCAGGGAGTTACGATGGGAGAAGAGATTTGAGATTATTATTGGGATAGCAGAAGGCTTGGTTTACCTTCATGAAAATACCAAGAGACGCATTATACATAGAGACATTAAAGCTTCTAATATCTTGTTAGACTTCAAGCTTCGTCCCAAAATAGCTGATTTTGGTTTAGCCAGGTCTTTTCAAGGTGATAAGAGTCATATGAGCACTGCCATTGTGGGTACACT AGGGTACATTGCTCCAGAGTACCTGGCTTGTGGCCAGTTAACCGAAAAGGCTGATGTCTATGCCTTTGGTGTGTTGCTACTGGAGTTGGTCAGCGGAATGGAAAGCAACAGAAGCAAAATCGTGGAATATGCTGAATATTTAGTGTCTATT ACATGGAGGCATTTTATGCATGGAACACTGAAGGAAATGTTTGACCCGAATCTGATGATGAATGTATATCCTAATATCATTTTCCAGAAAGATGTCATAAGAGTGATACATGTAGGACTTCTTTGCATTCAAGAAGACCCGTCTTTAAGACCATCCATGTCAGCGGCACTGAGAATGTTGGCAAAGGACGATGAACCACTACCCGTCCCCTCTAATCCCCCATTTTTGGACAAGGAGATGATGGAACTCAACATCACGCAAACATTACGGGGTTCTTCAGTTGCCACAGTTTCTCTCAGCTATGTCGACCCAAGGTAA